The Alosa sapidissima isolate fAloSap1 chromosome 16, fAloSap1.pri, whole genome shotgun sequence genome has a segment encoding these proteins:
- the fbxo11a gene encoding F-box only protein 11a isoform X2: protein MVAEESGNPAAQNSPYQLRRKSLLPKRTACPMSKTSMEGASTSTTENFGHRAKRARVCGKSQDLPAAPAEQYLQVRLPDEVVLKIFSYLLEQDLCRAACVCKRFTELANDPILWKRLYMDVFEYTRPMMHPESGKFYQINPDEYEQPNPWKESFQQLYKGAHVKPGFAEHFYSNPARYKGRENMLYYDTIEDALGGVQEAHFDGLIFVHSGIYTDEWIYIESPITMIGAAPGKVADKVIIENTRDSTFVFMEGSEDAYVGYMTIKFNPDDKSAQHHNAHHCLEITVNCSPIIDHCIIRSTCTVGSAVCVSGQGACPTIKHCNISDCENVGLYITDHAQGIYEDNEISNNALAGIWVKNHGNPIIRRNHIHHGRDVGVFTFDHGMGYFESCNIHRNRIAGFEVKAYANPTVVRCEIHHGQTGGIYVHEKGRGQFIENKIYANNFAGVWITSNSDPTIRGNAIFNGNQGGVYIFGDGRGLIESNDIYGNALAGIQIRTNSCPIVRHNKIHDGQHGGIYVHEKGQGVIEENEVYSNTLAGVWVTTGSTPVLRRNRIHSGKQVGVYFYDNGHGVLEDNDIYNHMYSGVQIRTGSNPKIRRNKIWGGQNGGILVYNSGLGFIEDNEIFDNAMAGVWIKTDSNPTLRRNKIHDGRDGGICIFNGGRGLLEENDIFRNAQAGVLISTNSHPVLRKNRIFDGFAAGIEITNHATATLEGNQIFNNRFGGLFLASGVNVTMKDNKIMNNQDAIEKAVSRGQCLYKISSYTSYPMHDFYRCHTCNTTDRNAICVNCIKKCHQGHDVEFIRHDRFFCDCGAGTLSNPCTLAGEPTHDTDTLYDSAPPIESNTLQHN, encoded by the exons ATGGTGGCAGAGGAATCTGGGAATCCGGCAGCTCAAAATAGTCCGTACCAGCTACGAAGGAAGTCACTGCTACCGAAGAGAACAGCCTGTCCCATGAGCAAAACGAGCATGGAG GGTGCCTCGACTTCAACCACAGAGAACTTTGGTCACAGAGCCAAACGTGCCAGAGTATGTGGAAAATCGCAAGACCTGCCAG CTGCACCAGCAGAGCAGTATCTCCAGGTGAGACTACCTGACGAGGTGGTCCTGAAGATCTTCTCGTACCTGTTGGAGCAGGACCTCTGTCGGGCTGCCTGTGTCTGCAAGCGTTTCACTGAGCTGGCCAACGACCCCATCCTATG GAAGAGGCTTTACATGGATGTGTTTGAGTACACACGTCCCATGATGCACCCCGAGTCTGGAAAGTTCTACCAGATCAACCCCGATGAGTACGAACAGCCCAACCCCTGGAAGGAGAGCTTTCAGCAGCTG taCAAAGGAGCACATGTTAAGCCAGGCTTCGCtgaacatttttacagcaacCCAGCCAGATACAAAGGCAGGGAGAACATGCTG TATTACGACACCATCGAGGATGCCCTTGGAGGGGTCCAGGAGGCCCACTTTGATGGCCTGATATTTGTCCACTCGGGGATCTACACGGATGAGTGGATTTATATTGAGTCACCAATCACAATGATAGGAGCTG CCCCTGGCAAAGTAGCTGATAAAGTCATCATTGAAAACACAAGAGACTCCACATTTGTGTTTATGGAGGGATCTGAGGACGCGTACGTGGGCTATATGACCATAAAG TTTAACCCTGATGACAAGTCAGCTCAGCACCACAACGCTCATCACTGCCTGGAGATCACGGTCAACTGTAGTCCCATCATCGACCACTGTATCATCCGTAGCACCTGCACCG TGGGCTCAGCCGTGTGCGTAAGCGGCCAGGGCGCTTGTCCAACCATCAAACACTGCAACATCAGCGACTGTGAGAACGTTGGCCTATACATCACAGACCACGCACAG GGTATATATGAAGACAATGAGATCTCCAACAATGCTTTAGCTGGCATCTGGGTGAAAAACCATGGCAACCCCATCATTAGACGGAACCACATCCACCACGGCCGAGACGTGGGCGTGTTCACCTTTGACCATGGCATG GGCTACTTCGAGAGCTGCAACATCCACCGGAACCGGATAGCGGGCTTCGAGGTGAAGGCCTACGCCAACCCTACGGTCGTACGCTGTGAGATCCACCACGGTCAGACAGGTGGCATCTACGTGCACGAGAAGGGCCGGGGCCAGTTCATTGAGAACAAGATCTATGCAAACAACTTTGCTGGGGTCTGGATCACCTCCAACAGCGACCCCACCATCAG GGGTAATGCCATCTTCAATGGGAACCAAGGCGGAGTTTACATATTTGGCGATGGACGGGGGCTTATAGAAAGCAATGATATCTATGGCAATGCCTTAGCTGGTATCCAGATTAGGACTAACAGCTGCCCCATTGTCCGGCACAACAAGATCCACGACGGACAGCACGGAGGCATCTACGTG CATGAGAAGGGCCAGGGTGTGATCGAGGAGAATGAAGTGTACAGTAACACGCTAGCTGGGGTGTGGGTGACCACAGGAAGTACACCAGTCCTGAGGAGGAACCGCATCCACAGTgggaaacag GTTGGTGTTTACTTCTATGACAACGGCCATGGTGTCTTAGAGGACAACGACATCTACAATCATATGTATTCTGGTGTCCAGATCAG AACTGGCAGTAACCCCAAGATCAGACGAAACAAGATCTGGGGAGGGCAAAATGGTGGCATCCTTGTTTACAACTCTG GTTTGGGTTTCATTGAAGACAATGAGATCTTTGACAATGCCATGGCTGGGGTGTGGATCAAAACGGACAGCAACCCCACGCTACGGAGGAATAAAATCCACGACGGGAGGGATGGAGGCATCTGCATATTCAACGGCGGAAGAG gtttgCTCGAGGAGAATGACATCTTCAGGAACGCTCAGGCCGGAGTTCTTATTAGTACCAACAGTCATCCCGTATTACGGAAAAATCGGATATTTGATGGCTTCGCCGCAG GTATCGAGATTACAAATCATGCTACGGCGACGTTAGAGGGCAATCAGATTTTCAATAATCGCTTTGGAGGGTTGTTTCTAGCATCTGGTGTCAATGTTACTATGAAAG ATAATAAAATAATGAACAATCAAGATGCTATCGAGAAGGCTGTGAGCAGAGGTCAGTGCCTGTACAAGATTTCCAGTTACACCAGCTATCCAATGCACGATTTTTACAG GT
- the fbxo11a gene encoding F-box only protein 11a isoform X1, with protein sequence MNSVRATNRRPRRVSRPRPVQPERNNQERDEEVPADMVAEESGNPAAQNSPYQLRRKSLLPKRTACPMSKTSMEGASTSTTENFGHRAKRARVCGKSQDLPAAPAEQYLQVRLPDEVVLKIFSYLLEQDLCRAACVCKRFTELANDPILWKRLYMDVFEYTRPMMHPESGKFYQINPDEYEQPNPWKESFQQLYKGAHVKPGFAEHFYSNPARYKGRENMLYYDTIEDALGGVQEAHFDGLIFVHSGIYTDEWIYIESPITMIGAAPGKVADKVIIENTRDSTFVFMEGSEDAYVGYMTIKFNPDDKSAQHHNAHHCLEITVNCSPIIDHCIIRSTCTVGSAVCVSGQGACPTIKHCNISDCENVGLYITDHAQGIYEDNEISNNALAGIWVKNHGNPIIRRNHIHHGRDVGVFTFDHGMGYFESCNIHRNRIAGFEVKAYANPTVVRCEIHHGQTGGIYVHEKGRGQFIENKIYANNFAGVWITSNSDPTIRGNAIFNGNQGGVYIFGDGRGLIESNDIYGNALAGIQIRTNSCPIVRHNKIHDGQHGGIYVHEKGQGVIEENEVYSNTLAGVWVTTGSTPVLRRNRIHSGKQVGVYFYDNGHGVLEDNDIYNHMYSGVQIRTGSNPKIRRNKIWGGQNGGILVYNSGLGFIEDNEIFDNAMAGVWIKTDSNPTLRRNKIHDGRDGGICIFNGGRGLLEENDIFRNAQAGVLISTNSHPVLRKNRIFDGFAAGIEITNHATATLEGNQIFNNRFGGLFLASGVNVTMKDNKIMNNQDAIEKAVSRGQCLYKISSYTSYPMHDFYRCHTCNTTDRNAICVNCIKKCHQGHDVEFIRHDRFFCDCGAGTLSNPCTLAGEPTHDTDTLYDSAPPIESNTLQHN encoded by the exons ATGAACTCCGTCAGAGCTACCAACCGAAGACCCAGGCGAGTGTCGAGGCCGCGCCCGGTGCAGCCGGAAAGGAACAACCAGGAAAGAG ATGAAGAGGTTCCAGCAGATATGGTGGCAGAGGAATCTGGGAATCCGGCAGCTCAAAATAGTCCGTACCAGCTACGAAGGAAGTCACTGCTACCGAAGAGAACAGCCTGTCCCATGAGCAAAACGAGCATGGAG GGTGCCTCGACTTCAACCACAGAGAACTTTGGTCACAGAGCCAAACGTGCCAGAGTATGTGGAAAATCGCAAGACCTGCCAG CTGCACCAGCAGAGCAGTATCTCCAGGTGAGACTACCTGACGAGGTGGTCCTGAAGATCTTCTCGTACCTGTTGGAGCAGGACCTCTGTCGGGCTGCCTGTGTCTGCAAGCGTTTCACTGAGCTGGCCAACGACCCCATCCTATG GAAGAGGCTTTACATGGATGTGTTTGAGTACACACGTCCCATGATGCACCCCGAGTCTGGAAAGTTCTACCAGATCAACCCCGATGAGTACGAACAGCCCAACCCCTGGAAGGAGAGCTTTCAGCAGCTG taCAAAGGAGCACATGTTAAGCCAGGCTTCGCtgaacatttttacagcaacCCAGCCAGATACAAAGGCAGGGAGAACATGCTG TATTACGACACCATCGAGGATGCCCTTGGAGGGGTCCAGGAGGCCCACTTTGATGGCCTGATATTTGTCCACTCGGGGATCTACACGGATGAGTGGATTTATATTGAGTCACCAATCACAATGATAGGAGCTG CCCCTGGCAAAGTAGCTGATAAAGTCATCATTGAAAACACAAGAGACTCCACATTTGTGTTTATGGAGGGATCTGAGGACGCGTACGTGGGCTATATGACCATAAAG TTTAACCCTGATGACAAGTCAGCTCAGCACCACAACGCTCATCACTGCCTGGAGATCACGGTCAACTGTAGTCCCATCATCGACCACTGTATCATCCGTAGCACCTGCACCG TGGGCTCAGCCGTGTGCGTAAGCGGCCAGGGCGCTTGTCCAACCATCAAACACTGCAACATCAGCGACTGTGAGAACGTTGGCCTATACATCACAGACCACGCACAG GGTATATATGAAGACAATGAGATCTCCAACAATGCTTTAGCTGGCATCTGGGTGAAAAACCATGGCAACCCCATCATTAGACGGAACCACATCCACCACGGCCGAGACGTGGGCGTGTTCACCTTTGACCATGGCATG GGCTACTTCGAGAGCTGCAACATCCACCGGAACCGGATAGCGGGCTTCGAGGTGAAGGCCTACGCCAACCCTACGGTCGTACGCTGTGAGATCCACCACGGTCAGACAGGTGGCATCTACGTGCACGAGAAGGGCCGGGGCCAGTTCATTGAGAACAAGATCTATGCAAACAACTTTGCTGGGGTCTGGATCACCTCCAACAGCGACCCCACCATCAG GGGTAATGCCATCTTCAATGGGAACCAAGGCGGAGTTTACATATTTGGCGATGGACGGGGGCTTATAGAAAGCAATGATATCTATGGCAATGCCTTAGCTGGTATCCAGATTAGGACTAACAGCTGCCCCATTGTCCGGCACAACAAGATCCACGACGGACAGCACGGAGGCATCTACGTG CATGAGAAGGGCCAGGGTGTGATCGAGGAGAATGAAGTGTACAGTAACACGCTAGCTGGGGTGTGGGTGACCACAGGAAGTACACCAGTCCTGAGGAGGAACCGCATCCACAGTgggaaacag GTTGGTGTTTACTTCTATGACAACGGCCATGGTGTCTTAGAGGACAACGACATCTACAATCATATGTATTCTGGTGTCCAGATCAG AACTGGCAGTAACCCCAAGATCAGACGAAACAAGATCTGGGGAGGGCAAAATGGTGGCATCCTTGTTTACAACTCTG GTTTGGGTTTCATTGAAGACAATGAGATCTTTGACAATGCCATGGCTGGGGTGTGGATCAAAACGGACAGCAACCCCACGCTACGGAGGAATAAAATCCACGACGGGAGGGATGGAGGCATCTGCATATTCAACGGCGGAAGAG gtttgCTCGAGGAGAATGACATCTTCAGGAACGCTCAGGCCGGAGTTCTTATTAGTACCAACAGTCATCCCGTATTACGGAAAAATCGGATATTTGATGGCTTCGCCGCAG GTATCGAGATTACAAATCATGCTACGGCGACGTTAGAGGGCAATCAGATTTTCAATAATCGCTTTGGAGGGTTGTTTCTAGCATCTGGTGTCAATGTTACTATGAAAG ATAATAAAATAATGAACAATCAAGATGCTATCGAGAAGGCTGTGAGCAGAGGTCAGTGCCTGTACAAGATTTCCAGTTACACCAGCTATCCAATGCACGATTTTTACAG GT